The DNA region GTTTTGCTCCAGAGCTTGGGAGCAGGACAGGAGCTGGAGCCTCCTGGAGTATGCATGCCCTTCCCCCCAGGCCCTAAGGTGGCCAACCAGCCTTGCCCTGCGCTCCATCTGGGTGTCCTGACCCCCGTCACTGTGTCCCCAGGTGGTCGCCGTGTACAATCTGACCTTGCAGGTGGCGGACATGTCTGGAGACGGCCTTACCGCCACCGCCTCGGCCATCATCACGCTGGAGGACATCAATGACAACGCCCCTGAGTTCACTGGGGACCAGGTGCCACCTCTACCTGCTGTTGCCCGGGGCTGCCCTCCCCCCATCCTGGTTGTCGGAGGACTGGGAGGCTGGGTGCTCAGAGGAGGCACCCTGCGTGGGTTGTGCAGGACCCCAGGCTAGAGGCCAGCATGGGGCCTGTGAGCATGTTAGGAGCTGGAGGGCCCTGGAGGGAAGCCACCGAGACCCTGGGTTAGGATGTGTCCCCAGTTTCTCCtaggtgggagtgggggcagccctgctccaggggaagaCGCGCCCAGGGCATGGCTGAACCTGGAGGGGGCTCCCTGGGTCCTGGACTCCCCGAATGTAGGTAGCAGGAGGGTGAGCTCCCAGGGGACCATCGCCCACCCCCGCCTGCCAGTGAGTAATGGGGCTGGGTTCCCACAGTTCTTCATGGAGGCCGCAGAGGCTGTCAGTGGAGTGGACGTGGGGCGGCTTGAGGTGGAGGACCGGGACCTGCCTGGCTCCCCCAACTGGGCAGCCCGGTTCACCATCCTGGAGGGTGACCCCGATGGGCAGTTCACCATCCGCACCGACCCCAGGACCAACGAGGGTGTGCTGTCTGTGGTGAAGGTGAGCTGAGGAAGGAGCCTCTCCTTACACTCTGGAAGCCTGTTTGGACCCTCTGTGCATCCTAAGAATGGAGCCGAGGGGACTGAGAACACAGACTGTGGGCTGGGGCCACGCTGACCACAGAGGGCCAGGGCTGAACGGAGTGGGCAGCCCCCAAGCCCATGTGTTATTTCTGATATTTTGCCCCTTAATGCAAGTGATCAATGTGCACAAGTACAGGCCTCATGTGTCAGCCAACCAGAGACAAAACCAGCAGGagatacatgtgcacacatgcacatacacacccatGCCTACACACATGTGCCTACACACATTtgcagagagacacagatgtagctATCGCTATATGAAGACCTTTCTTGCAAGAGACTGACTCGAGCTGGCCAGCCAGGTGGTTGTGAGGGCAGCTGAAGAGTCCAGAATCTTCAAGGCTGCGAGAAGCTGCAGAGTCAGGAGCTGAGGCTGTGTCAGAGGCAGGATCCCATCTTCCTAGGGAAAGCCTCAGGTTTGCTCTCAGAGACTTACCCACACATGAGACCCGCCCAGGTTCTCCAGGATCATCTTTATTTACAGTCAGCTGGTTGTACAGGTCAGTTCAACCACATTCACCAGACACCTTCTTAGCAATAAGACCCAGATCACTGTCTGCTTGAGTCACTGAGGAGGAAGCCTGGCCAGGGGATGGAAACTGACCTCACAACACCTGACAGGCATTCAAGTGTCGAGAGTATTTTCCCATTATTCTCTCTGCgtagtttttatctttccaaGGCtacaaagaagaaggaaagaaggcacTCCGAGGACAGAGCAGGAGAGGCCTCGCCAGCCTATAGCTGCCTCTGGGTGCCCTGAATGTGGGGTCCAGAGTCCTGACGGGCCACCACCCTGCTTCCCCCTACAGCCCCTGGACTATGAGAGTCGGGAGCGGTATGACCTCAAAGTGGCCGTGCAGAATGAGGCCCCCCTGCAGGCAGCTGCCCCCAGGGCTGAGCGGAGCCAGGCCAGGGTCAGCGTGCAGGTGCGGGATGTCAACGAGGCACCTGTGTTCCAGGAGAATCCACTGCGGACCAGCTTAGCTGAGGGGGCTGCCCCAGGAACGCCTGTGGCCACCTTCTCTGCCCGGGACCCTGACACACAGCAGCCACAGAGGCTCAGGTGAGGGCCCACCCCTCTGCCTCCCAGCCAGGGCAGGAGCACAGCTAAGGGTACACAGCCCTGTGTCCTGAGGATTCTCTTCCCATGAGAGACCCGGCCAGAGGGCGGAGGTCACTGAGGGCTCAGGGGCTCTCAAGGGCCTGTGTGCTTGTTCACACGACCTCATCCTGTAGGCAGGGCTGGGCTCCAGATGGCACATGCCTACACAACCAGTCTGTGTTGGCCAGCTTCTGGGTGTCTGGCCCTGTCCATTCTGGGGAGCCCTTGCTCCCTGGGACTGGTTGTCACTGTGTTGGATTTcaccccctgccctggccctgTTTGTCTGTGTTTGTATCCATTGTGCCCACCAGTGTGTCTTGGCTGTCACCTCTGGCCATGGGGCCTGGGCAGCTCCCCTGCCCTACCCAAGCCTGTTTCTTCGTCTGTTGATTGGGACAGAAAACACCAGCTTAAGGCTGTGGGAGGACTATGCTTAaagggggtatgtgtgtgtgagtgtgtgtgtgtgtgtgtgtgagtgtgctcccatctacacatgactacgcACCTCTGGGAGTTCTGCTCAGGCTCAGTGCCATTCTgcaccttcctcccctcctcaccAACAGCTACTCCAAGGACTATGACCCTGAGGACTGGCTGCAGGTAGATGGGGCCACTGGCCAGGTCCAGACTCAGCGAGTGCTCAGCCCCGCATCCCCCTTCCTCAAGGATGGCTGGTACAGGGCCATCATCCTGGCCCAAGATGATGGTGAGTGGGGAACCCAGCCTGGTTCCTGGGCTCCCTAATCCAAGCTGAGGCCCCTGCTGCTGCCCAAGAGCTGACAGCCGGGCGCTCCACTCAGCAGACTTACAGGGTGGGCGGGGGCTCTGCAGGGGCCAGGGGCCCACTAGGCCTCTCCCACCTGCAGCTTCCCCACCCAGCACGGCCACTGGGACCCTGTCCATTGAGATCCTGGAGGTCAACGACCACGCCCCTGAGCTGTCCCCGCCTTGGGGCAGCCTGTGCAACACACCAGACCGGGGTTCTGGCCTTCTCTTGGGGGCCACGGATGAGGATCTGCCCCCCCACGGGGCTCCCTTCCACTtccagctgagccccagggtccCAGAGCTGGCCCGGAACTGGAGCCTCAGCCAGGTTAATGGtgagccccccacacacacacccctggggTTCAGAGCCTGGGGGAGGTTCCCGCTGGTGCCACATTAGTGCACCCTCAGGCCTGGCAGGGATTGGTTATCAGACGCAGAGGACggatggggaaaccgaggcctAGCGTGCCAGGAGCGCCACCCAGTCGGCTGCTTCCTGGTGCACAGGCACGGAGGGGTACGGCCGCCCCCGGCCCCGGCTTGACCGCAAGCGCCCTCTGCAGTGAGCCACGCGCGCCTGCGGCCGAGGCTCCGGGTCCCGGAGGGGCTGCACCGCCTCAGCCTGCTGCTCCAGGACTCCGGACAGCCGCCCCAGCAGCGCGAGCAGCCCCTGAACGTGACCGTGTGCCGCTGCGGCCAGGACGGCGCCTGCCTGCCGGGAGCCGCTGCACTGCGGGCGGGTGGCGCGGGCATCAGCCTAGGTGCCCTGGTCATCATGCTGGCCAGCGTCATCCTGCTGCTCTGTGAGTGCCGGCGCCCGCATGCCCTTGCCCTTGGACCCCAGCCTCTTGGCAGCCCCACCCGCCCTCTAGCCCCGCCCCCGGCAGCCCACGCACCCTCCGGCCCCCGCCCCCTGCGCTCCCCTCGGCCCCGCGCTCCACCCCCACCCGACCCCGACCTCCGCCCCGAACCCCACCCAGTGCTCGCCCTGCTGGTGGCCCTCCTGGCGCGGTTCCGGCAGCAGTCCTGGGACAAGAGGCTTCTGCACGGACTGCAGGACGACCTCCGGGACAACATCCTTAACTACGACGAacaggggggcggggaggaggaccAGGTGAGGGAGCCGGGGCGGCTTACAAGTGCTGCGGGTAGGGCCAGGGGCCCCAGCTGGCCCGCAGCCTCCCTACCCGCGAAGGTTGCGGCTGACCCGAACGCGCTCCGTCCGCCCTCAGGACGCCTACGACATGGACCAGCTGCGCCACCCAGCAGAACTGGCGGCCCTCGGCCCCTCCTCGGGACGGCCGCCGCTGCGCAGAGACGCCCCGTTCGGCCGAGCGCGCCCCCAGGTGACCCGCGCGCTGCCCACCAGCCCCGCAGACATCGCGGACTTCATCAACGACGTAGGTGCCCCGGGGGCGCCCCTTACCCCCTCCTCCGAAGCCTGAGGCATCGCTCTGGAGCGGAATAGGGAGGTGGTGGCTACAGACTAAGGAAAGAGAACCGCCCAGAGGAAATTTGCCTTTAATCGCCTTCTGGGGCAGGGGCAGCGCAGGGCTCCGAGCTGCTCTGAGTACCTTCTGCCTCCACTTAggcctcctctgccctcctcccattCCGGGTTCCAGGCCTCGCCCCAGCCGGTGGCGGAGGGCACCCGGCCAGCATGTGCTGGTCCTGAGACCCCGGCCTCTCCACAGGGTTTGGAGGCCGCGGACAGTGACCCCAGCGTCCCGCCCTACGACACGGCTCTCATCTATGACTACGAGGGGGACGGCTCCGTGGCAGGGACACTGAGCTCCATCCTGTCCAGCCTGGACGATGAGGACCAGGACTACAGCTGCCTCCGGGAATGGGGCCCCCGTTTCTCCCGCCTGGCTGACTTGTACGGGCCCCCATGAGGGCGCAAGGGCTTTCTGTTGGGGACCTGCACCGCCCAGTGGAGGGCACAGCCTCCTGGACACAGAGGGCAGACCTCAGGGGCCAGAGCGGACACACCTAACTGGGCTGTGTACCTGGGAATTCCAGCGGACCTCCATCAAGGTGGAAGACAGCTCTGGGCCCCACCCTGGCTCCTTGGTCCTTGGTCAGTCTGGTTTGCCCCAGGGGAGGTCAAGGCTCAGAGCTGGAGTGGAGCAGCCAGAAGGAAGCGCCCCTCCTGCCCCTGTCAGTTGCCTACAGTGGGGTCAGGCCCCATTCCCAGCTGGGCCTCCCACCCACGCTGACCTCATCTCTGTGTGAAAGAGCGCAGCCCTGGGGCAAATGTGAATTAAAAGTGTGCTCCTCTCTTCCTTGCACGGTTGGCCGCCTCCACCTCACTTCTACCAGAGCTGTGACAGCCGGCTGGCCCCCAGctgctcctggggtggggggccatGGGAGGGGCTGTGGATGCTGGTTGTGAGGGGGAGGTGGACGCCAGAAGCCCATTTCAGCCAAGAGTAGGGCCTGAGGGAAGAGTCAGAGAGGAAGCCAAGTTCCACACACACCTTTATCTTCCCCACTTAGAGGGGGGCCAGGGCCCCTGAAAACAAGCCGGCTCCCCACCACCCTCCTGAGACCCTTCCACCAGCACTGGTGGGTGGCAGTGTCTGCAGCCTGGTCACCCCTCCTGGACCAGCTGTGTCCCtgccccagggagggaggctggcaGCAGGGGCAGGAGGTCTTGGTGTGCGCAGCCCCGAAGGAGCGGGGAGCGGCGCAGGCGGTCAGCGTCCTGCAGTGAGTGGGGCAGCGCGCGGCCGCAGCTCTCTGGCAGCAGCAGGATGCACAGAAGGGCAAGGAGAGCGAAAGATGCGAAGACCACGTGTTGCAGGAAGAAGCCATGCTGGCCGTGCATTTTGGTGAGCGGGGTGGCTGACTGGCCCAGGAACCCAGCTCCCAGCACCAGGCCCAGCCCGGCCCCCCTGCAAGAGAGGGCGGTAGAACATGGCTCCCACAGGGCAGGCACCCAGTGCTCCTGGGGTGGGTACCCTTAGTGGGGGCCAAGGTGTGGGGCCCCAGGAAAACAGCTGAAAAGTCTGAGGGAAAGCTGCCCTGGAACCAAAGTTGTCCTTTCCTTTAGAAAATCCAAAGCCAATTTTCCTCTGGAATCCCACCCTCTCTGGGGGCTTTCACTTCTGACCACCCCATCCTCCACTCCTGAGCTGATGGGGCCAACCGCTCTGGGACCAGTGTCCCCCTCACCACCCAGGAAGAGACAGCTGAACTCCCGTCCTGATGGCACAGAGCTGGGGAGTGTAGGGAGCATTTTGGGGTGTATTGGCAGGGCCTGCTCACCTGATCACCGTGGGGAAGACCTCAGCTGAAAAGAGACTGCTGAGGGCAGACACGGCCTGGGAGGCCAAGAGCCCCAGGACAGAGAGGAACAGCACCGTCCAGCTGGGCAGGTCTGGGGAGGAGAAGAGTCTCCCACACTGCCCACGCGCCCACACTGCCCACGCACCCTCCCTCCTCTCACCATGTCTCAGGGCTCTGGGCCTCGCCAGCCTTCCCTCTCTGCTCCTACACTTGGGAGTTGGGGGTTCATAGGCTGCCCTCATTCAAAAGTGTTAGTCGATTAACTGTTTCCGACTCTGCAACCTTGTgaaccataacccaccaggctcttctgtccatgggattctccaggcaagaatactggagggggtaggtgggttcccttctcccaacctagggatcgaaccaggtcccctgcattgcaggcagattctttaccatctgagccaccagggaagccctcgtcCAATCCAAACCCTTACATTTAACCCCTTCTACTGAATCattttgggcctcagtttctccggGTGCACAGTGGGGAGATGATGGATGGGGTGAACAGCAACATTATCCTGCCTCCCCAGCTCTGGGAGGGGGCTCATCTCAGaactccccccacacacactgggCAAACCCCAGCCAAACACGACAGCCCTGCCAGCCTACAGGACCCCACACTCACACTGGGCCCCTGCAAGGAGCAGCAGGGATGCCAGGCCCAGGATCAAGGTGCTCAGTAGCAGGACTGAGCGGCGCCCCCAGAGATCCGCTGTCAGGAGCAGGAAGACGGTGGCTGCTGCCTCCAGGCCAGCCTCCAGGAAGTAAGGCCAATAGAAGCTGGGATCACTTGGGACCAGGCTGTGCAGGAAGCTGGCTCTGATGCCCCCACTGATGAGCCTGGGAGGGATGCAAAGTTACAAGCCCAGCCAGAGGCGGGACTCTCACCCAGGGGGAAGATGAagacccctccctccctcccttagcCTGCCCACAACCCCCCTCCTCACGAACTGAAGCCCAGGATGAGTGCATTCTTCCAGGTGACGTGTGTGTGCCGGAGTTCCAGGACCGAGTGGTGCCGGGGCTGGGGGCATCCCGCGCACAGCACGTCCAGCTCTGTGGCCCAGGGGACACAGTGGGGCACCAGTGAAGGGATGatgcttctcctccttcctctagCACCCAAGTCTCTTTTCTCCCTAGCTGGTCAATTACCCATAGCCAGGGAGCTTTCCTCCTCCCTGCTGTCCTCGGGGTCCACACCGCTGGCTTTGGCAAAGTGCCACAAGATCCTCCTGGCTCGGGCCGGCTGCCCTGTGGCCAACAGCCAGCAGGGAGACTCGGGGAACACAGCTGGAAACCTGCGGGGGTTGAGTGAGGATGCTGCAGGACCTCCCCATAGGGCAGGACCCAGTGGGGATACACAAAGCATGACTTTCTGTGTCCCTGTCCTGTGCCCACCTGTGTGGTGTTGAACAGTCAGAGGGAAGCGACACACATGGTCTCTGCAGTGGACATGACCCCAGCTCACTTACCCCCAAAAGAGCAGCAGCAGTCCCGTTGTCAGGGCGCTCAGTCCTTGCAAGAGGTGCCAGTCCTGGGCGAGCAAGGCCAGGCCAGGCAGCAGCAGTGTGCCCACCACTGAGAAGAGGCCAGCCCCCATGGAGAATGCCAGGCGGTTTGGGGGGTCACACAGCTCCAGGCCTGGGCAGACACGGATAGCCTGAGGCCCAGGCCTCTCAGGAGGACTGCCTTGTCCAGGGAGGTGAGGGCCAGTGGCTGACCTGACCAGGACCTGGACGTCTGAGGCCAACATGCAGCCCGCTCTGTCACCCGGGCCTGCCCATGAAAAGCAGAGCCCACAGAGTGAACAGTGTCTCTCCTGCCTTCTGGAGAAGGGCCCTCAACTGGAGTGCTAGAAAGGCACCCTCCAATGGGTCAGAGGCCTAGCCTGAGTGGGCGCCTCCCAGGGCCCCCCATGGTACTCACGGGCCACGTAGAGGGCAAGGGAGGCCCCTGCCAAGGCCCCGCCCCGAAGCAGCCGCAGAATCAGCAGGGTGGGAAAGCTGGCAACCAGGGCCTCACCGGCCCCCAGGCCCGTGGCCAGTACCAGGGAGCCCACAAAGACAGCCCGGCGGCCAAACCTGGTGGGCAGCAGGGGACACACATTGATTCAATCAGGAGAACTCAGGGGAGGGCTGTCAGagtgggagggaaggggcagcACCTCACCAGTCACAGCCCGGGCCCAGGAGGACACAGCCCAGCAACCAGCCCAGGAGGTGGTCCACCTGCTCCAGGGGTAACTTCCAGTCATCCTCACACACGAGGTTCCTCTGTAGGGGACACCAGTTACCCGTCAGCTAGCCAAgaccctcctctccctctcccgcTGGAGTTCCCTGAATGTCAGGGTGGAAAGGACCATAGAGGTGTTGCCCCAATGCCTCCCTGGGCGGGGCTGCTCCCACTTTCTCCAGCCATCACCCTCCCCCAGGCTGGCCCCAAGGCCTCTCCCGaacctcccctgccctccacacTTCAAGAGCCACTTCCAGAACAGGTTGTGGGGCCTTGCTCACTGTTTTTTCCCGGCCAAGGGCCCTTGACCTCAGCTTTGCAGCTCCCTGCCTACCCTGTTCCTTCTCCCTAAGCCTAACATTATTTTGGGTCACACTACATcagagattttgttttaaaatctggctgctaaaaaaaataaaataaaatctgactgcTTGTGAAAGCTGGTAGACATGAATCCGTCACCACAACAAACAGGTGGGCAGGAAGAAGAGGCACAGCTGGTTCAAGGCCCCAGAAGAGCCTGAGCAGAGATGTGGCAACCCTGTCCCAGTTTCCAGTTAGGGCCCCTTCCTCCCAGGGGTAGGGTGTGGCTGCCGCACACAGGCTGCcaagagggaggcaggggtgcGTAGGCCCTAGTTGGGAGGGGGATagggggtgggagttgggggtgtgagagtgggggggtgggaggtTCCAGTTACCCCCTCCCAGAGTCCTGGGATGTCTCCATGGCACCCCTACCTCTAGGCCAGCCTGCACACACCTCACAGTGGAGAGACCTGCTGTTCAAAACGAACTGACCAAATCACTCCTTGGACTCAAAGTATTGGGAATCCAGTCTGGACACCTGCACAGGCTGCTCGATTGTTCATGGCACTGCTGACCTCTGTGAACTCACCTGCTCAGCTTCAGTTTACCGCCTCCGCCTCCCCAGACTGCTTGCCTACCTGGGCAGCCCCCAGCCTCAGACTCTGCCTTTAGGCCTGGCACCCTGCCTACTGGGACATCTGCTACACCATCAGACAGGAGGGGGCTGACCCCCCAATCAAAAGCCCCAGGATGACAGCCCCCGTCGACCGAGGGCAGAAGAGCGAGGAGGACCCGAGGAGGGTACAGAGGGCAGGgggatggagggtgggggagacagaGCAGGGAAGCAGAGGACGAGGGACAGAGGGGCAAGTAAAGAAGACCTGGGTGACCGGACTGCGCAGCAGGTCGGCGGCGGGCTGCGCGTAGTACCAGCCGCGTGAGCAGGGCCGAGAGTCGTATGAGCCAGCGCGCGGCACGGACTCCGGGTAGCTTAGCGGCAGGCAGGTGCTCGGGGCGCGCGCGGGGTCTGAGCCGCAGTGGTGCGCCGGCAGCGCGGTGAGCAGGAGCTCCGAGCCCAGCGCCAACGCCAGCGCCACGCACGGTAGCCACGAAGCGGCGGCCAGGAGGCACCGGGCCCGGCCGAAGCCGCCGGCTAAGCGCAGCACCCGCACCTCGGGCTCCATCCGACGCCTCTGCGCCCTGGTGGCGGGTGGCGGCGGGGCTTGAAAGGGACAGTGTGTGAGGGGCGGGGCCTTATAGGGGCGGTGTCGGCGGGGCGGGGTGTAAGAGGCACTGTGTCTGCGGGGCAGGGGCCGATAGGGGCGTTGTCTGCGCTCTAGCTGTTAGTGGGGCGGGACCTGGGCGGGGCACGGAGAGAGGTGGGGCGGGGCCTTGGAAGGCAAACACAGTCTCTGGGCGGGGCCTGTGAGGAAAGCCCGGGTGAAGGGCGGGGCGGGTGGGGGTGTGGCCTGGAGCTGACGGAGGGCGGGGCCCTCGAGGACCTGGCAGGTGAGGGGCCTGGGCCCGTGGTCACGGGGGCGTGGTTAGCGAGACGTCCTGGCGCGGAGCGTGGTTTGGGGCGTGGCCAGAGGGGCGCTCACGTGCGCGCGAGGTCGGAGCGGCGTGAGGCAGCGGGCGACTCGCGAGGCGGCTTCTCCGTCGTGCCCGCGGACCTGGCCGGACGCTCCCTCAGGAGGCTCCGAGCCTGGGCGACGTGCGGCGGTCGCGGGCCGGATACTTCCTGGACCCTATGCCGGCCTGAGACCGGGCCTGCGGAGCGCGGGCCACCACTGCTCCCAGGCGGCCGGCCGCGGCGCTGCAGCGTGCGAGCGAGCGGCTCCGGCGGTCCAGCGCGGACCGTCCAGCTCCTGTGGCTTGCTCTGACCTTCCTGCGTGGCCACCAGGCTGCGGCCCGGGGGAAGCGTGGTGTCCGGAAGGGAGGGACCCCGCTCAGTGCTGCGCGCCCTCAGAAGTTTGAGGCTTATTGAAGGGATAAGCGCAAGGAGCTCATTCGTCCGGGGCTGGGCCTCCCTTGAGCTGGGCTCGGATTCGCTGCGCTTCGGCTTCTTCCGTCTCGGGAACAAGGTAAGTcgagtttgtttttcattttccttcttcataGGAAGGAAACTTAAAATAGGTCCTATAGATTacacttaaattttgtttttttctcctaagGAGAAATTCACATCACATAAAACTAACCATGTTTGGTACCGCCACCTTTCTCACGGCAGAAGAAAACCTGGTACCAATTAAGTAAAGGCAGAGTAATCACCGCtatccccccgcccccagccaccTGGCGACCGCCCGCCAGCCCGCGCGTGGCCTTTGGGGGTCTGGCtgctttcacttagaataatgttttcCAGATTCACCCACAGTGTCGCAGGTATCAGgacttcattcccttttatggctgcataatattccattatgtagaTTCGTCACATTGTGAATGTCCATTCATcctttggtggacatttaggttgattaCACTATTTGTTGTGACTAGTATTTtcgtgaacatttgtgtacaagtgttTGAGTCCCTATTTTCACTTCTTTCGGGTATATACCTTGAAGTGGAATGGCTGGGTCCTGTGGTGagtctgtgtttaattttttgaggaaccaccaggccattttccacagtggttgggtattttgcattcccacctgaGATATATGAGGGTTCCAAGTTCTCCATCTCCTTGCCAGCAcctgttttctctttaaaaaaagaaaaaaaaaatctatctacaTCCTGGTTGATGTGAAATATTTCAGTGcggtgtgtgtttttattttttgttttggccCTACTGCAAAGCTTGTGGGGGTCCAGTTTCCCCAACCAGCGATCAACcttgggccctggcagtgaaagctcagaggttgtttttttttttttttttttttagtttatttctttatttttatttatatttggctacgctgggtctctgttgctgcaggcgggctttctctagctgcggcaagtGGGGTTACTCTAGTTccggtgcgcgggcttctcatttcgGTGGCTTCTTAGCTGTGCAGCATGGGCTCAagggcgcaggctcagtagttgtggcgcggggcttggttgccctgccgcgtgtggaatcttcttgggccagggatcgaactggtttCCCtggcattggtaggcagattcttaactactggaccaccagggaagtccctgtttttgtttctaaatatttatttatttggctgcccccccggcttagttgtggcatgtgggatctggtttcctgaccaggatggaacccgggccctcTCTGTTGGGAGcccaaagtcttagccactgaaccaccagggaagtccctcagggaggttttgatttccattttcctaatggctagtgatgttgagcagattttcatatgcttgttggaTGTTTTGTCTTTGGAGAAGTCACTGCTGAGATGTTTTGCCCGTTTTTTACTTGGGGTGcctgtctttttgttgttgagttgtatgagttctttaccTGTTATTCTGAATCCTGGCATCATTAGATATATGATGTGCaactattttctcctattctgtaggttgtcttttcactttcttgattgtGTCTTTTGATGTACATATGTTTTTAATGCTGATGAACTTcaattaatttttcctttatgcTCATGCTTGTAGTGTCATGTAAGAAACCATGACCAAATTCAAGACCATGAAGACTTACAACTTCTAACTGTTTTATAGTTTCCACTCTTGATTTAGGGCTTTAatctaaattaatttaattttatatatgtgaTAAGGGTCCAGCTTCAttgttttgcatgtgaatatccagaCTTCCAAGCATCATTTgttaaaagatgtatttttttcccattgcatCATGTTGGCACCCTTAATTAAACCAGTCATGTGGTTAATATATGGACTCtgaattttgttccattgatctatgtctgACCTCATGTCAGAAACATAACGTCTTGAAAACTGGAGCTTTGTGCTACAATTTTGAAATAGAGAAGTGTGGGCCCACCaatgctatttttttaaagatgattttgaCTATTTGACTATTTTTCACTAGCAActccatgtgaattttaaaatcacattttctgtttctgcaaaaaaaaaatgttggggaATCTGTAGAATGCTTGAGGAATATTGCCCTCTTAACCATATTAAGTTTCACAAGATGtcttttcattaatttaaattgtctttagtttctttcagaAGGGTTTTATGGTTTGGGTATATAAATCTTGGAcatgattaaatttattcctaattttttaattatttttatgctattataaatgagAGGTTatctaataaatttcctttttagaTTGCTTACTGCTTgtgtataggcttcccaggtggcgctagtggtaaagaatccacttgccagtgcaggagatgcaaaagacatgggttgggacgatcccctggagaaaggaatggcaacccactgcagtattcttgcctggagaattcgatggacagagaggagcctggcgggctacagtccatggggtcgcagagagtcagatacgaccaaGCACAAAGCACAGCAAGCGTGTAGAAGTACAAGTCATTAGACAGACTCATCTGGTGTCCAGCGATCTGGCTGAACTTCTTTATCAGGACTTTCTATTAATACATATGACACCAAGTCATCTGCCTATAGAGACAGTTCTACTTCTTAtctaatttggatgccttttatttctttctcagacTAGAACTTCTGTTATAgtgttgaatgtgtgtgtgtgttagtcgttcagttgtgtctgactctttgcgaccccagggactatagcctg from Cervus elaphus chromosome 4, mCerEla1.1, whole genome shotgun sequence includes:
- the SLC22A31 gene encoding putative solute carrier family 22 member 31, translating into MEPEVRVLRLAGGFGRARCLLAAASWLPCVALALALGSELLLTALPAHHCGSDPARAPSTCLPLSYPESVPRAGSYDSRPCSRGWYYAQPAADLLRSPVTQRNLVCEDDWKLPLEQVDHLLGWLLGCVLLGPGCDWFGRRAVFVGSLVLATGLGAGEALVASFPTLLILRLLRGGALAGASLALYVARLELCDPPNRLAFSMGAGLFSVVGTLLLPGLALLAQDWHLLQGLSALTTGLLLLFWGFPAVFPESPCWLLATGQPARARRILWHFAKASGVDPEDSREEESSLAMELDVLCAGCPQPRHHSVLELRHTHVTWKNALILGFSSLISGGIRASFLHSLVPSDPSFYWPYFLEAGLEAAATVFLLLTADLWGRRSVLLLSTLILGLASLLLLAGAQYLPSWTVLFLSVLGLLASQAVSALSSLFSAEVFPTVIRGAGLGLVLGAGFLGQSATPLTKMHGQHGFFLQHVVFASFALLALLCILLLPESCGRALPHSLQDADRLRRSPLLRGCAHQDLLPLLPASLPGAGTQLVQEG
- the CDH15 gene encoding cadherin-15, translated to MDAALLLALGLLAQSLCPSAGVPRLRQPRTLYPWRRAPTLGRVRRAWVIPPISVSENHKRLPFPLVQIKSDKQQLGSVIYSIQGPGVDEEPRGVFSIDKFTGKVSLNAMLDREKTDRFRLRAFALDLGGSTLEEPTDLEIVVVDQNDNRPVFRQEVFTGRVLEGAVPGTYVTRAEATDADDPETDNAALRYSILEQGGPQLFSIDPLTGEIRTVQVGLDREVVAVYNLTLQVADMSGDGLTATASAIITLEDINDNAPEFTGDQFFMEAAEAVSGVDVGRLEVEDRDLPGSPNWAARFTILEGDPDGQFTIRTDPRTNEGVLSVVKPLDYESRERYDLKVAVQNEAPLQAAAPRAERSQARVSVQVRDVNEAPVFQENPLRTSLAEGAAPGTPVATFSARDPDTQQPQRLSYSKDYDPEDWLQVDGATGQVQTQRVLSPASPFLKDGWYRAIILAQDDASPPSTATGTLSIEILEVNDHAPELSPPWGSLCNTPDRGSGLLLGATDEDLPPHGAPFHFQLSPRVPELARNWSLSQVNVSHARLRPRLRVPEGLHRLSLLLQDSGQPPQQREQPLNVTVCRCGQDGACLPGAAALRAGGAGISLGALVIMLASVILLLLLALLVALLARFRQQSWDKRLLHGLQDDLRDNILNYDEQGGGEEDQDAYDMDQLRHPAELAALGPSSGRPPLRRDAPFGRARPQVTRALPTSPADIADFINDGLEAADSDPSVPPYDTALIYDYEGDGSVAGTLSSILSSLDDEDQDYSCLREWGPRFSRLADLYGPP